In the genome of Thunnus maccoyii chromosome 15, fThuMac1.1, whole genome shotgun sequence, one region contains:
- the hivep3a gene encoding transcription factor HIVEP3, with protein MEALHSCLTTGEQSGDQEHCQPASPQQGPQPKSPSQQRQQQQTGSPKPHGTPQQPKQSRRQHPERKRLRHQRQSIDSDTALEHKHETTTTAKSTTVSSLSPGVPPLSAGGPTQSTPETQEGTPKQKRERKPQRPGKYVCTYCGRACAKPSVLQKHIRSHTGERPYPCAPCGFSFKTKSNLYKHRKSHTHRVKAGLALGEPRSLEEQVTESEDETRQLSSASSNTEKQGSVASIKSHETDRAKDCTGGNDDSYAVKKRLALRLSRGKNVPQDASDEKSSSLILGSKGSTESGYFSRSESTEQSQDSPPNTSAKSYAEIILGKYGRLGHLQRMSRPHNQQPSDQEDKSIPFTVPKKQVIDHITKLITINEAVVDTSKIDSVKPRRFSLSRKNSSDSQKSLSMKEPLIHSPKAGDLGYKNSGSITMGVPCEKFHHPSLNVEQPAGQTSTAPLVRSHSMPSAASSFDASSGGPSKFRLSQSFDEQQPSRASRRYGMLRRQPAIEIPLGAELTKEEHEDSHSFYPDSVTTVPDHKQRQPQPYECEACGTGCKDWIGYKKHKQSLCLPHHPRSEVVISQMECSQLINHAVRAGSSAMRKRRKEESFEFDDPSSPSLPSPALLSGQCKDESTIAYEGPRRPTLQTCSVIQHTSSFEKQDSLCNENQGTEATKNSPPHEEYQLVPQKQLQQQSTKLTSRKLVRQHNVQVPEILVTEDSNMSTMTSLEPSSTAKHSEKPEEFQWPQRSPSLAQLPIEKLPPKKKRLRLAEVAQSSGESSFDSISLPRSPSQDSSASYASSRSTSFEESNRPDMEIAISTPLRRSRAPHMLTVPGVHQHREMRRSASEQAPHDPQPSVLMAETRSKSFDYSCLSPERSAVGWRERRKCLLMRHTAIRDPDEEEEEQCAIPSRSPDHISPSTSSQTSPTSAYCSRSPASPSSGDTVLRNPVRSQCKEIFSQWKLSQNIQLAGSTELSLTHGPPVDPLKEEASNIHTGQPPPQAPQPYPTHGPSGAARAHYLPMSTGLKLEIPLRHDDYSEVRVSHSHIQHSVPHITSSLELLRPVTSPAVAVRLQTDTLTPASAIYTTLSQSTSPRPQEAIDAVSHNICIPTAEYRNHRNTSPDLQLWSEDGLRLSGSGSNKRMLSPSNSIELPPESQQQQKRVKEAEEREVNCADKSSVDTCNQEVKREDQSCQPSVCSPVTHVGPSFPSLLSSTCNSWCYLNYIKPNPSTLDEEKPSVYSSWSTSGYDPNPPGLSSKTALSLLHCKQRLSPSIYTISPMSVRTTESMEQEDDTRPGSTEVYNSQSHCGDHEGTRKGQQSADDIRSNRKENEEEKRKEGEEVQSCSRNKQPPEVWISEKEPNEKYGIVHDGAGGKCQCKECGFHCKNTSVLEKCTHRITESSLYNCKHCNAAFKAKGSLTEHLRSKAHGKETCCYPDDTDEGVCEDHSVHPDEQKDDQYSNLGKGGDEDDNIKDKDCDEDNCSTAAESSHTASPDSKKPHPGGQLMEPELSRSLTLNPKDFTKKSSASTRRALFARRRLDASASSGGSPSPSTASLIPQREPSPPRSPSPRPRHSPAPPSSLSPSSCHVSTSPVRPASPVRGLSPVIVQSHGAGTSGPPGSLADTSVQRCLYPRDRPSTARLSVDEVGLTHITPHPTRPRGAHNVLSHLPLHSQQPSRAPSLLIPIGGIHMIQPRSSLPLYTLVCSPTAATVNTTGAGTSWRLSEAPKGRFSLLHRQDTLKETSPSSRASPRDPGASGEMSRSSRSDTHRKAQGCFGVRKPLSPGAETRPPEVSTDAHVTERCVYPETTQGQKKAPSSQTQL; from the exons ATGGAGGCCTTGCATAGTTGCCTGACGACTGGGGAGCAGTCCGGAGATCAAGAACATTGTCAACCAGCGTCTCCTCAACAAGGCCCCCAGCCTAAGTCTCCCTCCCAGCAGCGTCAGCAACAGCAAACTGGCTCCCCAAAGCCCCATGGCACACCACAGCAGCCCAAACAGTCTAGAAGACAGCATCCTGAACGTAAACGTCTCAGGCACCAGCGGCAGAGCATTGACTCAGATACGGCGCTGGAACACAAACatgagacaacaacaacagcaaaatcaACCACAGTTTCTAGTTTGTCACCAGGAGTCCCACCTTTGTCAGCAGGTGGCCCCACACAGTCTACACCTGAAACCCAGGAGGGTACTCCAAAACAGAAACGTGAGCGTAAGCCTCAGAGACCAGGCAAATATGTCTGTACGTACTGTGGCCGTGCATGTGCAAAGCCTAGTGTCCTACAGAAACATATTCGCTCCCACACAGGTGAGAGACCCTACCCCTGCGCCCCATGTGGCTTCTCTTTTAAGACCAAGAGTAACCTCTACAAACACCGCAAATCGCACACCCACAGGGTGAAGGCTGGTCTGGCACTTGGGGAGCCGAGATCTTTAGAGGAGCAAGTCACTGAGTCAGAGGATGAAACAAGACAGTTATCATCAGCATCTTccaatacagaaaaacaaggcAGTGTAGCCTCAATCAAGAGTCATGAAACAGACAGGGCCAAAGATTGCACTGGAGGAAATGATGACTCTTACGCAGTAAAAAAGAGACTAGCCCTGCGTTTAAGTAGAGGAAAAAATGTTCCTCAAGATGCTTCTGATGAAAAGTCCTCATCTCTAATTTTAGGGAGTAAAGGCAGTACAGAATCCGGTTATTTCTCTCGCTCTGAAAGTACCGAGCAGTCACAGGACAGCCCCCCAAACACAAGTGCCAAAAGCTATGCAGAGATCATACTCGGCAAATATGGACGTCTCGGACATCTACAGAGAATGTCTCGTCCTCATAACCAGCAACCCTCTGATCAGGAGGACAAAAGCATCCCATTCACGGTGCCCAAGAAGCAGGTCATTGACCATATCACCAAACTCATCACCATTAATGAGGCAGTGGTGGACACCAGTAAAATTGACAGTGTAAAACCAAGGAGATTCTCACTCTCCAGAAAGAATAGTTCAGATTCTCAAAAGAGTTTATCTATGAAGGAACCACTTATTCATAGCCCTAAAGCTGGAGATCTGGGATATAAAAACAGTGGGTCCATCACCATGGGAGTTCCATGTGAAAAATTTCATCATCCATCTCTAAATGTGGAGCAGCCAGCTGGGCAAACATCCACCGCCCCTCTGGTGAGAAGTCACTCAATGCCATCTGCAGCCAGTTCATTTGACGCCTCCAGTGGTGGCCCTAGTAAATTCCGCCTAAGTCAGTCCTTTGATGAACAGCAGCCTTCGCGTGCATCCCGTCGTTATGGGATGTTAAGACGGCAGCCAGCTATTGAAATTCCCCTTGGTGCCGAACTTACAAAAGAGGAACATGAGGATTCTCATTCATTTTATCCTGACAGCGTAACCACTGTGCCTGACCACAAGCAAAGACAACCGCAGCCATATGAGTGTGAAGCCTGTGGCACCGGATGCAAAGATTGGATAGGCTATAAGAAACACAAGCAAAGCCTTTGCTTACCACATCATCCCAGAAGTGAGGTGGTAATTAGTCAAATGGAGTGCTCACAGCTAATTAACCATGCAGTCAGAGCGGGATCTTCAGCGATGCgcaagagaaggaaagaggagagtTTTGAATTTGATGACCCCTCTTCTCCATCTTTGCCCTCTCCTGCCCTCTTGTCAGGACAATGTAAAGATGAGAGTACTATAGCTTACGAGGGTCCCAGAAGACCTACACTGCAAACCTGTTCAGTAATTCAACATACTagttcatttgaaaaacaagatTCTTTGTGCAATGAGAATCAAGGCACTGAGGCAACAAAAAACTCTCCGCCTCATGAAGAATATCAACTGGTGCCTCAGAAACAACTCCAACAACAGTCAACAAAACTAACATCCCGAAAACTGGTCCGCCAACACAATGTGCAGGTTCCAGAAATACTGGTGACAGAGGACTCTAACATGAGCACTATGACCTCATTAGAGCCGTCCTCTACAGCAAAACATTCAGAGAAACCTGAAGAATTTCAGTGGCCACAGAGAAGCCCCTCCCTGGCCCAACTCCCTATTGAAAAGCTTCCTCCAAAGAAGAAGCGGTTACGTCTAGCTGAGGTGGCCCAGTCCTCAGGGGAATCCAGTTTTGACTCTATATCCCTGCCCCGCAGCCCTAGTCAGGACAGTAGTGCATCTTATGCATCCAGTCGTTCCACATCCTTTGAAGAATCAAATAGACCAGACATGGAAATAGCAATATCGACACCACTGAGGAGATCAAGAGCTCCTCACATGTTGACAGTGCCTGGGGTGCATCAGCACAGAGAGATGAGGCGCTCAGCATCTGAGCAGGCACCACATGACCCACAACCAAGTGTCCTAATGGCTGAGACCCGGAGTAAGTCCTTTGACTATAGTTGTCTGTCCCCTGAGCGCTCTGCAGTTGGttggagggagagaagaaaatgtCTCCTTATGAGACACACTGCTATCAGAGATccagatgaggaggaggaggagcagtgtGCTATTCCAAGCCGTAGTCCTGATCATATCAGCCCCAGTACATCTTCTCAAACAAGCCCGACTTCTGCATACTGCAGTCGGTCCCCTGCTTCTCCTTCATCAGGTGACACAGTCTTGCGTAATCCAGTAAGATCACAATGCAAAGAGATCTTCTCTCAGTGGAAACTCAGTCAAAATATTCAGTTAGCAGGGAGCACTGAACTCTCCCTCACTCATGGCCCACCTGTAGATCCTCTAAAAGAGGAGGCCTCAAACATCCATACAGGGCAGCCCCCTCCTCAAGCACCACAGCCCTATCCTACACATGGACCTTCAGGGGCAGCCAGAGCTCACTACCTCCCCATGTCTACAGGGCTGAAGCTAGAGATTCCCTTACGACATGATGATTATTCAGAGGTTCGAGTAAGTCATTCCCACATCCAACACTCTGTCCCTCACATCACCTCCAGTCTGGAATTACTGAGGCCAGTCACATCTCCAGCAGTAGCAGTGCGTCTCCAAACAGACACCCTCACCCCAGCAAGTGCCATATACACCACATTGTCTCAGTCCACCTCACCCAGGCCGCAGGAGGCGATTGATGCTGTTTCACACAATATATGCATCCCAACAGCTGAATACAGAAACCATAGGAACACAAGTCCAGACCTACAATTGTGGTCTGAGGATGGCCTGAGGTTATCAGGCTCAGGGAGTAACAAGCGCATGCTTTCCCCTTCAAACAGTATAGAGCTGCCTCCTGAAtcacaacagcaacagaaacGAGTaaaagaagcagaggagagggaggtgaATTGTGCAGACAAGTCATCAGTGGATACATGCAATCAGGAAGTCAAAAGGGAGGATCAGTCGTGTCAACCCAGTGTTTGTTCTCCGGTCACACATGTTGGACCTTCATTCCCAAGTCTCCTGTCCAGCACCTGTAATAGCTGGTGCTATTTGAACTACATTAAACCAAACCCCTCTACTCTGGATGAGGAGAAGCCTTCAGTGTATTCATCGTGGTCCACTAGCGGCTATGACCCCAACCCACCTGGCCTCTCCAGCAAGacagctctctctctgctgcactgtaaGCAGAGACTCAGTCCCTCCATCTACACCATATCTCCCATGTCAGTCAGGACGACAGAGTCAATGGAGCAAGAGGACGACACAAGACCAGGCTCCACTGAG GTCTACAACAGCCAGTCGCACTGCGGAGACCATGAGGGAACAAGGAAGGGACAACAGTCAGCAGATGACATCAGGTCAAACAGAAAAGAGAAcgaggaagagaagaggaaggagggggaggaagtCCAGTCATGCTCCAGAAATAAACAACCTCCTGAAGTTTGGATTTCTGAGAAAGA ACCTAATGAGAAGTATGGCATCGTGCATGATGGAGCTGGAGGGAAGTGCCAGTGTAAGGAGTGTGGATTTCATTGCAAGAATACTAGTGTGCTGGAAAAGTGCACCCATCGCATCACAGAATCCTCATTATACAACTGCAAACACTGTAATGCTGCTTTCAAAGCCAAAG GGAGCCTCACTGAACACCTGAGATCTAAGGCACATGGAAAAGAAACCTGTTGTTACCCAGATGACACAGATGAAG GAGTCTGTGAAGATCATTCAGTTCACCCAGATGAACAAAAAGATGATCAGTACTCCAATCTGGGAAAAGGTGGAGATGAGGATGATAACATTAAGGACAAAGATTGTGATGAAGACAACTGCTCCACAGCTGCTGAAAGCTCTCACACTGCCTCCCCTGATAGCAAGAAACCTCATCCAGGAGGCCAGCTGATGGAGCCTGAACTCAGCCGATCCCTCACACTTAATCCCAAGGATTTTACCAAGAAGAGCTCGGCCAGCACCAGGAGGGCCCTGTTCGCCCGCAGACGCCTCGACGCGTCAGCATCCTCTGGAGGCTCTCCCTCTCCAAGTACTGCATCCCTGATTCCACAGAGGGAGCCATCTCCACCCCGTAGCCCATCGCCCAGGCCTCGCCACTCCCCTGctcccccttcctccctctccccatCCAGTTGTCATGTCTCCACCTCCCCGGTGAGACCAGCCTCCCCTGTCAGAGGCCTTTCTCCTGTAATAGTCCAGTCCCATGGAGCGGGGACCTCGGGGCCTCCAGGCTCCCTGGCAGACACCTCTGTTCAGCGTTGTCTTTACCCAAGGGACCGACCATCTACAGCACGACTG TCTGTGGATGAGGTTGGTCTCACCCACATCACCCCACATCCCACTAGGCCTCGGGGAGCCCACAACGTCCTGAGTCACCTCCCTCTTCACTCCCAGCAGCCGAGCAGGGCCCCGAGCCTTCTAATACCCATTGGGGGGATTCACATGATTCAGCCCAGGTCGTCCCTCCCTCTGTACACACTGGTGTGCAGCCCCACAGCAGCCACAGTTAACACCACAGGGGCAGGGACATCTTGGAGACTAAGTGAAGCTCCCAAAGGAAGGTTTTCTCTGCTGCATCGACAGGATACTCTCAAAGAGACGTCGCCCAGCAGCCGAGCCAGCCCACGGGACCCCGGTGCATCAGGGGAAATGTCCAGGAGTAGCcgttcagacacacacaggaaggCCCAAGGATGCTTTGGCGTCCGAAAGCCGTTGAGTCCCGGAGCAGAGACGAGACCTCCGGAGGTGAGCACAGATGCACATGTTACAGAGAGGTGTGTTTACCCCGAGACCACCCAAGGCCAAAAAAAGGCTCCTTCCTCCCAGACACAACTCTGA